DNA sequence from the Vicia villosa cultivar HV-30 ecotype Madison, WI linkage group LG3, Vvil1.0, whole genome shotgun sequence genome:
TGTTGGCTATTCCTGGTGTGGGTCCCAGAAATTTCAGAAAACTCCTCAACAAAGGTATCCAAGGTGTCGCCCAACTCAAACAACTCTACAAAGATAAGGTTtgtttttcactctctctctatCTTCTGTTTTAGGGTTTTTCGGTGTTTAGTATGTTATGTTCAGAAACCCTAAAATGAATTCTGTTATAAGGGGATAAGATTGAGAATTttattatcatgtttttttttttgtgactaTTTTTTTATGTGCAGTTCTTTGGGAAATCTAGTGACCAGATGGTGGAGTATCTACAGAGTTCTGTTGGAATTATCCACAAGAACCATGCTGAAAGTATAACTACTTTCATTAAGAAGAGTGTGGATGAAGAAATAGATGATAATTCGTCTGGGAAGCCGTCTTCGCAGAAGAAGCGACTTACGTTTTGTGTCGAGGGTAATATTAGTGTTGGTAAGACTACTTTTCTTCAGAGAATAGCCAATGAGACTATTGAACTGAGGGATCTTGTGGAGGTGGTTCCCGAACCTATTGGGAAGTGGCAGGATGTTGGACCTGACCACTTTAATATCCTTGATGCTTTTTATGCCGAGCCAGAGAGGTATGCGTACACCTTTCAGAACTATGTGTTTGTTACTAGGGTCATGCAAGAAAGAGAGTCTTCTGCTGGAATCAAGCCTCTTCGATTGATGGAGAGGAGTGTTTTCAGTGACAGGATGGTGAGTATTTTCATCCCTGGGATCATCATGAGGGTGTTGGTTTGCTGTTTTTTCTCTTGTCGATAcaatttttctttcttcttcgaATGTCTTTTCAGTTAGAGAATTGTGGAATTTCATGGATTTGAAACCGACAagttcttttctttccttttcctgtTTCGTTTGGTTTGAGAATTTACTAAAAGACTTAAACATTGTATCATCCTGCTGTTCAATTCAGGTTTTTGTACGAGCTGTTCATGAAGCCAAGTGGATGAATGAGATGGAGATCAGTATTTATGATTCTTGGTTTGATCCTGTTGTGTCTACCTTACCTGGTCTCATTCCTGATGGTTTTATCTATCTCAGAGCAAGTCCTGATACTTGCCATCAAAGAATGAAGTCaaggaaaagagaagaagaaggtggAGTCAGTTTAGAGTATCTGCGTGACCTTCACGAAAAGCATGAGAGCTGGTTATTCCCCTCCCAAAGTGTTAATCACGGAGTATTATCTATCAATAAGCTGCCCCGTCACGTCGACAACTCTTTGCACCCTGATATAAGAGACCGTGTATTTTATCTCGAGGGTGACCACATGCATTCCTGCATTCAGAAGGTGCCAAGTTTGGAACTCCTATgtttgattttatgatttttttttttttgttaaaatttctTAATAATCTGGCTTAATCACTTTCATTACGAGCAGGTTCCTGCATTGATTCTGGACTGTGAGCCCAATATTGATTTCACCAAGGATATTGAAGCTAAGAGGGAGTAAGATAACTATCTCTTACTCAGATTTGCTTAAATTTCTGTAACATGAACTCAACTTATGTTTCATCCGATGCTTGTTTGCATTTAAGAATATGATTCTCGTTGTCCTTGGAGTCTTATTAGTATATGTTGTTGAGCTGGGCTTTTACTGGTCGAGTCGTAGGTTCCAAGTGTGAAGTATGGAACTTGAATCCCACACCTTAAGTAAGGAAGCTCAATGTGG
Encoded proteins:
- the LOC131593523 gene encoding uncharacterized protein LOC131593523, encoding MQKLLQRPTCSLPIPILSSSSSSTIVTSSSFSKPTTTMSTAPPSTAISFPNNNNTLLLKHSSSSYRYSYLRTSFSPTLTLTLTRHSTTKTLPSLLLNPRSLHSNSDDDDDSTSSSSSSSSSTSAFRLNRRQKLSSSSPSSNPDLLAIPGVGPRNFRKLLNKGIQGVAQLKQLYKDKFFGKSSDQMVEYLQSSVGIIHKNHAESITTFIKKSVDEEIDDNSSGKPSSQKKRLTFCVEGNISVGKTTFLQRIANETIELRDLVEVVPEPIGKWQDVGPDHFNILDAFYAEPERYAYTFQNYVFVTRVMQERESSAGIKPLRLMERSVFSDRMVFVRAVHEAKWMNEMEISIYDSWFDPVVSTLPGLIPDGFIYLRASPDTCHQRMKSRKREEEGGVSLEYLRDLHEKHESWLFPSQSVNHGVLSINKLPRHVDNSLHPDIRDRVFYLEGDHMHSCIQKVPALILDCEPNIDFTKDIEAKREYARQVAEFFEFVKKQQVLSEEAVAGGKNNPGHPQVLLPREGDLWLPGGKPFPRNALDFQRAMSLMSGSG